In a genomic window of Vicinamibacteria bacterium:
- the dtd gene encoding D-aminoacyl-tRNA deacylase, whose amino-acid sequence MKSVIQRVVSARVEVEAQSVGEIGPGLVVLLGVADDDDERDAAWMAEKVAGLRIFSDHAGKMNLSVTDIEGAVLVVSQFTLLGDCRKGKRPSFVDAAPPEVARKLYGAFVTALRNRGLVTETGRFGALMRVHLVNDGPVTLLVDSK is encoded by the coding sequence ATGAAGTCGGTCATCCAGCGGGTGGTTTCCGCGCGCGTCGAGGTCGAAGCGCAGTCGGTCGGGGAGATTGGTCCCGGGCTGGTCGTTCTGCTCGGTGTGGCCGATGACGACGACGAGCGGGACGCGGCCTGGATGGCGGAGAAAGTGGCCGGACTCCGCATCTTTTCCGATCACGCGGGAAAGATGAACTTGTCGGTGACCGACATCGAAGGGGCCGTGCTGGTCGTCTCCCAGTTCACGCTCCTGGGCGACTGCCGCAAGGGCAAACGCCCTTCCTTCGTCGACGCCGCCCCTCCGGAAGTGGCGCGAAAGCTCTACGGGGCGTTCGTCACGGCCTTGCGGAACCGAGGTCTCGTGACCGAGACGGGTCGTTTCGGCGCGCTCATGCGCGTCCATCTCGTCAACGACGGGCCGGTGACGCTCCTGGTCGATAGCAAATGA